The sequence below is a genomic window from Natrinema salaciae.
ATTGGTGCCACGGTAGCAATCACCATAGATTTTGGCCGCTTTCGGGCCAAAATAATGAAAAAGTTGAATTTTAATCCCGATATCGGTGTACGAATACGGGACTGATCACGGAGCAGAGAACCGATTTCCGCCGTTCGACCGACCGGGGAGCTGGCCGTGTGGTATGATCACAATTCCCGCTGTTAGCAGGCGGAGGGGTCGAGGAAATCAGCTATTTCTCGATAATACTCTCCTCGACGGTCTCGCCGAAGTGCCGCGCCGTGTCCTCGTAGTAGAGCAGGATCTCGTCGCCGACCTCAAGGTCCGTCACCGCCTTTCGCCCCTCGGCGGCGGCGACCTTGATCGTCTCGGCGTTCTGGAGCAGGGTCTCGACGCGGTCGCCGCTCTCGGTCTCGAGGGCGATCCGGAACATCGGCCGCTGTTCGATCTTGACCCGACCGACGATGGCCTCGCGCGTGTTGCCGTCGGTATCGACCACCTGGACCTCGTCGCCGCTGCGGAGCTCCGAGAGGTATTTCGTGCCGCCGTCCGGGGTGCGGACGTAGGCGTGGACCGCGCCCGCGTTGACCCGGAAGGGGCGCGAGGCGACGTACGGCGATTCGGCCGTTTCGCCGTGGACGAAGACCAGCCCGCGACTCATCGAACCGACGAGCATTCCCTCGTCGTGCTCGAGCAGGTTGCCGGTGTCGACGCAGACTCGGTCGGCACTGCCGGCCCGTTCGACGTCGAGGATCTCGGCGTACTCGAGTTCGAGGCGCTCACGCGCGGCCTCGTCGCGCACTTCGACGGTCTTTCGGATCTCGTCGGGGTCGTCGGAGTCGAGCAACACGGCATCCGAGCCGATCTCGAGGGTTTCGAAGGCCGTCTTGGCCTCCTCGGCGCTGGTGACGCCCGCGACGAGGTCGGTCTCCTCGCCGATGCGGGCGATCAGGTTCTCGAGGGGGATGATCGTCCAGTCCTCGCCGATGACGATCGTGTAGTCGGCTTCCTCGGCGGCGGTCTCGGCGAAGCGTTCGTACTCCGTGCCCAGGATCCGGACGTACGCGCCGCGGTCGAACTCGCCGTCCCGGCGCAACGTCGAGAGATCCGCCGAACCCGAGAAGTCCTCGGGGAGGTCGATCGTGGCGTCACCCTCCCCGTCTTTCCCGACGACGACCGCGTCCGCCTGCGCGGCCGGATCGTCGTCGCTCTCGTCGGACTCGGCGGCGTCGATGTCGTCGACCAGGGTCACGTCCCCGTCGGTCCGAAACGCCGCGACGTTGATATCGCCGAGTTCGCGGACGCGTTCGACGTCCTCCTCGTCGACCAGTACCCAGTCTACACCCGCCTCGAGCGCGGCGGTGATCCGCGCCCGGCGGTCGTCCCAGTCGCCGACGGTGTCGTCGGCTTTTACCCAGACAGATCGCGTCATGAATCGACCGTCGAAGGGAACCGGCTTGAACGTGGCGAATCGGGCAGGGGCGACGGCCCGGTCGGCACCCACGCGAACCGATCGGGGTCCGCTCGCCGGTTTCCGAACTCGTCGTTACTGTCTCTACTGAATAGATTATGTCAACACCCTCGCCAGTAGCAAAAGGGCCGACAGTCACGAAAGTAACGAAAGTACTGATACCTTCTCAGAAGTTGATAATATAGGGCCGGGCGATCGTTCGCATATGGGTCAGCGCCACCTCGAGACGGACGCCGAACTGTCGATCGACTGCGCCGCCTCCCGGCTCGAGATGGATCCCGCGGCCGACATCGCCCGGGCGGCGTTCGAGCACGCGGGCGAGCTGGCGGCCCTCGAGTACGGCCGGTCGGCGGCCGTGCTGGGAGCCCTCCGGCTCGCCGCTCGCCGCACCGACGTCCGCGCCCTCGACCACGACCGGCTCGCGGACGCGTTCGACGTCGATCCGGAACGGGTCGTCGCCGCCCACGAGTTGCTGGCACGGCACCTGACGCCGCCCGCGGACGCCGACGAGATCCGCTCGCTGCGGCGGACGCTCATCGTGGCCCAGGAGGTCCTGGCCGCGATCGAGCGCGGCCGCGCCGCTGGCCCCGAGCTTCCGGGCTCGCACCTCGCTGACGCCGCGCCCTTCCTGCTCGCTCGCGCGAGCAGCCACCTCGACTCCCGAACCGACCGCGAGTTCCCGGGGCTCGACGCGGCGGCGCTTCGCGCCCACATCGACCGGCTCGAGGCCGACCTCGAGCTGGCTCGGCTGGGAACGAAACTGTACGCCCTGGTCCACGACGGGGACTGATCCGTCTTCGGCCCTCCACCTGCCGCACTCGGCCCTCCACCTGCCGCACTCGGCCCGAACCGCACCGGTCCCGCCCTATCGCATCTCGCTGGTCTCGTCGATGAGCTTGTGTCTGAACGCCCGGTAGGCGTTTTCGCCCCGCTCGGTCAGTTCGACCACGCGACGGCGACCGACCGACTCGATCGTGACATAGCCGTCCTCGGCGAGCGGCTCGAGGACGTGGGTATCGAGCACTCGAAACGCGCCCTTGTCCTCCCCGGTGTGTTCGTCGGGCGAGCGGCGATCGGCCATGAAGGAGAGTTCGCGATCCCTGGCGTACTCGATGAGATCCTTCTTCTTCGGCGGTGCCGTCCGATCGTCGTGGAACCCGTCCCACGCGCCGGGGTCGGAGAGAAACTCCATGATCGCGACCTGCTCGCGCGTCGGCGACTCGATCGGATAGGTCGGGACCTCCTCGATCTCGTCGACGCCGGCTGAAATCGGCTCGGTCGTCCCCTCGTGGGCGTACGTTCTGGGTTCGACGTAGTAGGCGTGAGCGTCCGTCGAGACGTCCATGCACGCGATCGTCGCGCCGATCGCCGGGATCGTGCCGGCCCCGGAGACGTTGACGTACACCTGATCGTCCGCGTGCACGTCGGCGATCGTCGTCACCTCGCCGAGGACGGCGTAGACGTCCGTCAGATCGCACTCCCTGGTCCGAACCTCGGGGACGATCGACTCGAGTTCGTCGCACAACTCGTCGTGGTACGCGGCCCTCGCCGTCGCGTTCCGCTCGGTGCTTCGACCGTCGGGCTCGCCCCGCTCGTCGCCGTCCGGTTCCTCCGGTTCCGCCGACTCCTCGCCGGCGGCGCGCTCGTCCTCGAGGAGATAGACCAGATCGGCCCGCTGGTTCCGTATCGGCTCGAGGATCCGATCGAACTCGTACCCCAGCGGCGTGACGTGAACTCGCTTGACGACCTCCATACACCGAGAGGCGTGTCAGTAAAAATAACTGCTGCGGAATCGCCGGTCCGGCTCGAACCGGATCACCGGCTCGAGGGTCGCGGTGCCCCGGGGGGCCGGCAGTCACGCCGACGCTCGGCGGAGCGGTCTCGGCTCGGCGAAACGTTGACCACGCCGGCTCCGCTAGAAGGGGACAGATGGCCGCCTACGACGCGATCTGTTTCGATCTCGATGCGACCCTCTGCGAGTCGACCCAGGACGCCGGGACGGTGCTCGAGTCGGCGTTCGAGCACGCCGGTTGCGAGCCGTTCTGTACGCCGGCGGATCTGCGTGCCGCCGTGCCCGAGCTGCCGACCGCGGAGACGGACCGCGAGTTCTACGACCACCTCTTTACCGAAGTCGCACGCCGTGCCGGCGCGGACCCCGCGACCGCGCCCCCGCTCGCCGCGGCGTACCTCGAGTCGCGGGATCCGACCGCCGTCGCGTTTCGTCCGGGAGCGAAAGCCGCGCTCGAGCGCGCCCGCGATCTGGCCCGTGTCGGCCTCATCACGAACGGCGGACGGGAGACGCAGACGCGGAAACTCCGGGCGCTGGAGATCGAGGACGCGTTCGACGCCCGGGTCTTCACGGAGCCGAGCGCCGGCATTTTCCCGAAGCCGGACGCGGCACCGTTCGAGCGCGCGCTCGCCGAACTCGAGGCCGCGCCGGACGCGTCGATCCACGTCGGCGACTCGCTCCACGCCGACGTCGCCGGTGCCAACGCGATGGGACTCGATTCGGCCTGGCTCGATCCCGGCCGCGACGACGGGCCCCGCGGGCACGAACCGACCTACGAACTCGCCTCGCTCGAGGCGTTCGAGACGATCGTCTAGCCGTCCCGCTCCTATTGGTCCGGCAAGAGATCCGTGTGGACCACGGCACGATACTGGGTGTCGGTTCCTTCCTCGAGTCGCTTGAGCAGCGCCGCCGCGTTCGGGAAGCTCTCGGGGAGCTCGAACGCGTCGGCCTCGTCGTCGTCGCGTTGCTTGCAGAGTTTGACGAACGCCACCAGCGCGTCGTAGGTCTCCTCGCGGGCGTACACCACGCCGATATCCCGCTCGAGGTCCTCGCGCCAGCGTTCGATGATGGGTTCGGTCGCGCGACGCGGTCGCCGCATCCGCTCGGCCAGTTCCTCAGTGTCGATATCGAGATTCCCGTCTCCCGTTACGCCCTCGAATGCCGCCTGCAGGTCGTCGGACTCCGCCTTAAGCGGCGGGGCGTCCGCTTCCGCCTCGAGCAACGCAGCGACGGCGTCGACTTCCTCGCGGCGGACCGCGACGGGATAGACGAAGTCGTGCGTCTCCTTCGGCAGCGTGTACGACTTCGCCGCGACGCCCTGCTCGCCGGGACCGGACGACCCCAGCATTAGATCGAGTATTCCCATACCCGAAACAGGTATCGTGAGTCGAATAAGCCTTCCGCGCGAGCCTCGACGTCCCGCGTCACCACTTCTCGCCGAGGGCCGCCTTCGCGCCGCCGTAGCCGCTCGCGTCCGTCCACGTCCGTCCGCTCTCGACGTGTTCGACCTCGTAGACGCCGCCGCAGTCCCCACAGCGGTACCGATCGGGCGACTTCACCGGCTTCGACGCGCGGTGGCGGTTCGCCTGCCAGTCGCAGCCGGTCGCCCGACACCGGAGGACGTACCGCGGCTCCGCGAACGCCTCGCAGTGGCGCGGGGCCTCGAGCGCCGCGGCACGCTCGCGAAACCGGTCGCCGTGGCCGGACTCGCCGAACCGCTGGAACTCCCAGGCGTGGACGAGTTCGTGGCGGACGATTCCCGCGAACGCCGGCCAGTCGTACCGCTCGTACGCGCGCCGGGCGAGGACGATCGTCGCCACGTCGCGGTCCGCGTCCCACCGGCAGCAGCCCGCCCGCCGGCGCGCCCGCGACGAGACCGCCCATTCGACGGCCCCGAGGTCGACCGGAAGCCGGTCGTCCGCGACGACCTCGCGGGCGTGAATCCGCGCCCGAGCGACGATCTCGTCCGCGAGCGTGAGTTCGTCTCGGTCGGTCACGGACTCGAGATGGGGGACGGACCCCGAATTTCTTCCGGTCGCTCGACCGGCGGGAACCGCGGTCGGTTTATTAACTCTCGACCGGATTTTTGCTACAGTTAATACAGAAAACCCCGTGTTATAGCAGTCGAATTAATAAGTACGAGCTCTCGAGTTCGACGTACGATGAGTCGTTCCGAGTCAGCGAACGCGCACGACGATCACGGCCACGGTCACGGCCACAGCCACGGTGGGGAGTCGACCAGCAGCCGCAAGCTCGCTGCCGTCTCGCTCATCAATATCGTCGGCTTCCTCGTCGAACTCGGGGGCGGGCTGCTGTTCGGCTCGGTCGCGCTGATCAGCGACGCCGTCCACATGCTGTTCGACGCGCTCGCGTACGTGATGGCCTTCGCTGCCGCCCACGTCGCGGAACGCTACGGCGACGGCGACCGCTGGTCGTACGGCCTCCACCGCCTCGAGCCATTCGCCGCCTTCCTCAACGGGCTGTTGCTCCTGCCGATGGTCGGCTTCATCCTCTGGGAGTCCTATCAGCGGTTTCTGGACCCCGTCGCTATCGGGACCGGTCCGACGATCGCCATCGCGACGGGCGGCTTGCTGGTCAACCTCGGCTCGGTCTTCGTCCTCCACGGCGACGCGATGAGTCTGAACGAGAAGGGCGCGTTCTACCACCTGCTCGGCGACGCCGGCGGTTCGGTCGCCGTCATCGTCTCCGTGATCGCCATCGAACTCACCGGCGTCCGCGCCATCGATCCGCTCGCCGCGGCGCTGATCGCCGCCGTCGTGACCTGGTCGGCGATCGCGGTCCTCCGCGGCAGCGGCGAGATTTTCTTCCTCAAGACGCCGCTCGAGAGCGAGGTCATCCGGTCGCACATCGCCGAGATAGCGGGCGTCGACCGAGTGGACGACTTCCACGCCTGGCAGATCTGCAGCCAGATTACGGTCGCGACGGTCCACGTCGAAACGGGCGTCGAGACGATGGCGGACGCCGAGGCCGTCGTCGGTCGCGTCCACGACGAACTCGCCCACCACGGCGTCGATCACGCCACCGTCGAGCTGTCTCCCCACTACGCCGACCGCGACGTGTACCTCGATACGCATTGCCACTGAGGGCGGAAGCCGACGGCTCTCGGGCGGTCGAACGCTGCGGGAGGGAAACCGAGAATTAGGCCTCGAGCGCCAGCCCCGCTTCGGCCAGCGCCTCGTCGGTCGAGAGATCCTCGTGGACGACGCCGGCGACCGCTCGCGCGATGGCTTCGGGGTTCTCGTGCTGGAAGATCGAACGGCCCATGGAGACGCCCGCACCGCCGGCGTCCATGACGCCGCGGACCATTTCGATCGTCTCGCGGTCGGACCCCTTCGAGCCGCCCGCGATGACGACCGGGAGCCGGGTCGACTCGACGACGTGCTGGAAGCTCTCCGCGTCGCCGCTGTAGCCGGTCTTCACGATGTCGGCACCCAGTTCCTCGGCGAGCCGGACCGCGTGGCCGAGCGACTCGGCGTCCTCGGAATCGACGCCGGGGCCGCGAGCGTAGGCCATCGCGAGCACCGGAATCCCGAACCGCTTGGCCCGTTCGGTGACCTCCGAGAGCTGGCTGATCTGGCCGGGTTCGTGATCCGAGCCGACGTTGATGTGGAAGGAGACGGCGTCGGCACCGACCCGGATGGCCTCCTCGACGCTCCCGGTCATTCGCTTGTCCTGCTCGTCCGGGCCGATCGTGGTCGAGCCGTTGAGGTGGACGATGTAACCCTTCCCGTTCTTGTTCTCGTGGACGCGGGGTGCGACGCCCTTCTGCGTGAGAACCGCGTCCGCACCACCGCTGGTCACGCCGTCGATCGTCGCTTCGATGTCTTTCAGCCCCTGGACGGCACCCATCGTGATGCCGTGGTCCATGGGGACGATTACGTACGATCCGTCTGTCCCGATTCGTTCGAGTCGTGCGTCAATTCCTGTGGTCATTGCGGGAGTGTAGCAAGCTTGCAGTTATGGCTGTTCTGGTTCCGGTGCATCTTCCGGATCGACCGTTACGGTCTCCGCACCGCGGCGTGCGCCCCGTTTGAGCTCGCGGGCTTTGGCCTCGAGTCGGTCGACCGCCGCGTCCGGCGTCTCGCTCGAGGCGATGATGTCGACGAGCGCGCTGCCGACGATGACGCCGTCGGCGCCCGCTTCGACGATTTCGGCCGCGTGGTCGCCCTCGCTGACGCCGAAGCCGACGGCCTTGGGCACGTCGTACGTCGACAGCCGCTCGAGGCTGTCGTGGGTCGCCGTCGAGACGTTCGCTCGCGCACCGGTCGTCCCGAGGCGAGCCTGGACGTACGCGAACCCGGACACCTGCGACATGATGGCGTCCAGCCGCTCGCCCTCGGTCGTCGGCGCGACGATGAAGACGAGATCGAGCCCGTGGGCGTCGCAGGCCTCGCGCAGCGGGGCCGCCTCCTCGGCGGGCAGGTCGGGAACGATGATCCCCGAGAGGCCGGCCTCGGCGGCGCGCTCGACGAACGGCCGTACGTCCGGCTCCGAACCGTACTGCAGGATCATGTTGTAGTACGTCATCACCAGCAGCGGCGCCTCGGTCTCGAGGCCGTCGACCAGCTCGAAGAAGCCCTCGGGGGTCGTCCCGGCCTCGAGCGCGCGGTTGATCGCGGCCTGGATCGTCTGCCCCTCGGCGATCGGCTCCGAGAACGGCAGCCCGAGTTCGATCAGGTCCGAGCCGCCACGGTCGAGGGCCTCGACGTACGCCTTCGTGTCCTCGAGCGACGGATCGCCCGCGGTGATGTAGGTGATCAGCGCCGGGCGGTCCTCGCGGATGGCGGCTTCGACGTCGCTGCCGTGCTCCTCGCTCTCCGCTCGACTCTCGCGGGTCATCCGTCGAACACCTCCACGTCCGGCGCGGCCTCGAGATCGCGTTTTTCGGTCTCCTCGAGCACGGTCTCCAGGTCCTTGTCGCCGCGTCCGGAGACGTTGACGACGACGAGGTCGCCGAGGTCGTCGTCAACGTCTCGCGGGGTTTGTCCGCTCGACGTTTCCGCGACGGGTCCCGCCGCGCGCTCGAGATAGCCCAGCGCGTGACTCGACTCGAGCGCGGGAATGATCCCCTCGAGTCGCGAGAGCCGGTGGAAGCCGTCGAGCGCGGCCTCGTCGTCGACGCTCGCGGGCGTGACCCGCCCCGTCTCGACGAGGTGCGAGAGCTCCGGGCCGACGCCGGCGTAGTCCAGCCCTGCGCTGACGCTGTGTGACTCCATGATCTGGCCGTCCTCGCTCTGGAGGAGCTTCGTCATCGCGCCGTGGAGGACGCCGTCGGTGCCCGTCGAGAGCGTCGCGGAGTTGGGTGCGAGGCCCGCCGTTTCGTCGATCTCGAGGCTCGAGCCGCCGGCCTCGACGGCGTAGAGGTCCACCTCCTCGTCCGGCACGAACGCGTGGAAAGTGCCCATCGTGTTCGAGCCGCCGCCGGCGCAGGCGACCACGCTGTCGGGGAGCCGTCCGGCCGTCGCCTGGATCTGCTCGCGGATTTCGTCGCCGATGACCGACTGGAAGTCCCGGACCATCTTCGGGAACGGGTGCGGGCCGACGACCGAGCCGATCACGTAGTGGGTTCGCTCGACGGTGGTCGCCCAGTCGCGCATCGTCTCGTTGATCGCCTCCTTCAGGGTGCCGCTGCCGGCCTCGACGGGATTCACCTCGGCCCCGTTCATCCGCATGCGGTAGACGTTGGGGCGCTGGCGGTTGACGTCCGTCCGGCCCATGTAGATCTCGCAGGGCATGTCGAGGTGGGCCGCGGCCATCGCCGTCGCGGTGCCGTGTTGCCCGGCACCGGTCTCGGCGATGATCCGCTCTTTGCCCATGTACTTGGCCAGCAGTACCTGTCCGAGTGCATTGTTCAGCTTGTGGGCACCGCCGTGGAGGAGGTCCTCGCGCTTGAGGTAGATCTCGCGGTCGTAGCGCTCGCTCAGCCGGTCCGCGCGCTGGAGCGGCGTCGGCCGCCCGCCGAAGTCTCGCATCCGCTCGTGGAACTCGTCCAGGAATCCGTCCTCGTTCTCGAGGACGTACCGCTCGTAGGCGTCCTCGAGTTCCTGCAGGGCCGGCATCAGCGCCTCGGGGACGTACTGGCCGCCGTAGTCGCCGAACGTGCCCGTCCGTTCGGAGTCGTGCTCGTCGCCGCGTTCGTGTTCCGTGCTCATGTCTTGGAGTCTCCGTCGTACTCGCTCATGTCGTTTCCTCCGTCGTCGATTCGGCCGATTCCGCTCGCGTGAGCCGTCGCGTGTTCTCGGTCACGTCGCTGTCGCCCGCGCCGTGGTCCATGACGGCGCTCCCGACCAGGAGGGCGTCGGCACCCGCCTTGCGCATCCGTCGCACGTCGGCCGGCGACGACACCCCGCTCTCGGCGATCAGCGTCACGTCGGCCGGAGCGTGGGGGGCGACGGACTCGAACGTTTCGAGGTCGACCTCGAGTCGCGCCAGATCGCGGTTGTTCACCCCGATGATCTCCGCGCCCGCCGCGAGCGCGGCCTCGAGTTCCGCGCGGTCGTGCACTTCCACGAGGGGTTGAAAGCCGCGCTCGCGGGCCGCGGCGACGAGCGCCTCGAGGTCGTCGACGAACCTGACGATCACCAGCAACAGGTCCGCCGCGACGACATCCATCCCCGGTTCGTCGAGGACGAAGTCCTTGCGCAGGACCGGCACGTCGACGGCCTCCCGGATGCGGGTCAGCGCGTCCGGCGACCCGCCGAAGTGGGTCGGCTCCGTGAGCACCGAAATCGCCGCCGCGCCGCCGTCGACCATCGCCCGCGCGAGTTCGACCGGATCGTCGTCTCGAGTCCCCTCGGCCGTCGGACTCGTCGGTTTCACCTCCGCGATCACTGGGACTCGTCCCTCGGCCTCCGCGTCGGCCAACGCGTCGGACAGCGAGCGCGCGTCGACGTCGATGACGGCGTCACCGCCCGAGCGCTCCCGGGCCGCCTCGAGGATCGACCGCACCGCGGGCGCGAGCTCCGTATCGGAGTTCATTATTGTACATCGACGTACTCATATGTACATAAGGCTTGCGTCCTGGAGACACACGGACCGACGGCCGTCGAGCGCGCGGACCGGCGGCTATTCAAGCCCGGCCCGCCTACGGCGGCCTATGGTCGACGTTACGGACGCCGGAATTTACGCGCGCGAGTCGAACTACCTCGATCGGTACGTTCAGCTCGGAGCCGCCAGCGGGCGGGTCCTGAGCGTCTCCTTCCCCGAGATTCCCGACGACGACGTCGAGGACGAGCACCCGTTCCTGGATCGAATCTTCGAATACCTCGACGGCCTCGAGCCGGTCACCTTCGAGGACGTCCAGATCGCGATGACCATGCCGACCGACCAGCGGGCGGTCCTCGAGGGCGTTCGGGAGATCCCCTACGGGGATCAGGTCACCGTCGAGACGCTCGCCCGGATGACCTCCGGGCTCGACCACGAGGACGACGACGACATCATCCTCGTCCGGACCGCGCTGGACGAGAACCCCGCCCCGCTGCTGATCCCGGACCACCGCGTGCGCGACGGTCCCAGCGCCGCGCCGCCGGACGTCGAACAGAAGCTGCGGTCGCTCGAGGGGTTGTAACCGCGACGACTGCCGCGGTCCGTTCCCGACCGGCCGATCGCTACTGGTGTGGGTTCGGTAGCCGTCCTGCGAGCGGAACGAAGTGATACATCGATCGCGCCTTCGCGCAGTAACACGATGGACCGGCCGGTACACGTCCGACGATCTCGAGCGGATCTGATCGCCGATCGCTAGAAATCCGACCGATCGACCTTCTCGGGCGCTTCGAAATCCGTCGCCAGCTCGAGCAACTGCACCAGAATCCGACCGGTCGCGCCCCAGACGGTGTAGCCGTTCACGTGGAAGTAGTGGATGACGATCTCGCCGTAGTAGGGGTGCGATCGACGCTCGTACTCGTAGTTGTCGGGGTCGAGCAGCCCCGATAGCGGGAGGACGACGATCTCGGCGACCTCGCTCTCCTCGCGGCGGTACGCCCGATCGGGGACGTGGGCGACGAACGGCGTCACGGCGTACTCGGTCACCGTCCGAATGTCGTCGAGCTGGCCGACGACCTCGGCCTCGCTGCGCTCGAGGCCGATCTCCTCGTTGGCCTCCCGGAGCGCGGTCTCGAGGATGCTCTCGTCTTTGGGTTCGGCCCCGCCGCCGGGGAAACTCATCTGGCCGGGGTGTTCGCCGAGGTGGTCCGCCCGGCGGGTGAACAGCAGGTGATCCTCGCCGTCGCGGTCGACGATCGGTGCGAGGACGGCCGCGTCGTACTCCTGATCGTCGATCTCGGTCGGATCGTAGTTCGCGACCGGCTCGAGGGTCAGTCGTCGCGCCGTCATTCCTCGAGCGCGTCCTCCAGCCGCGTCCGTTCGTCGGTGAGATCCACCGGTGCCCACGCCTCGACGTCGTAGCTGACGTCGATCAGGGTCCGAATCCGCTCGGCGTCGGCGGTCTCGACGGCCTCCCCGGCGGCCTCGATCACGCGTTCGCGGGCGGTCCTCCCCAGCGCCTCGCGATCGAGCCGTCGCCGCTCGACGTCGAGAATGTGGGGAACGTCCTCCGCGTGGTCCGGTACCGCGGGAAAGGCCGTCGGGCCGGCGACCAGCAGCGGGTCGCCGTCCGCGGTCGACGGCGAGTCCTCGTCGCCGGAATCGTACCGAACGAGCGCGAACGACTCGACTGCGTCGTCGATGGCCGCCTCGAGGGCCCCGTCGTCGACTGACTGCCCGTCGGCCCGGTAGGCGGCCTCGGCGAGCGCCCGCTCGAGTTCCGCGCGGGTCAACCCCCCGAAGAGGTCGACCACGCCGGCCAGTTCGTCGGCGGTCGCATCCATACGGAGTCCAACGGCGGGTGATGGGATTAGTCTTTAGTCTTTAGCCTTGGGAGCGCGAGCCGAGTCGCCGGTCCCGCCACGGCCGGGCGGCCGCGAGCACGTCGCTCGGGGCGAACGGGGCATCGATCCACCGCGGCAGTCGCGTATCCGGCCCCGGCGGGGCGATCGATTCGGCGTAGCGGGCCACCTGATCCCGTTCGGCCGCCGGCTCGTACTCGAGCCCGTTGAACGCCGCGTCGGCGTGATACTGGTCGATCAGCTCCGCACCGACGGCCCGGTACCGCTCGGGGAGCGTCGCGTACTCGAGGGCGACGCCGTGTTCCTCGAGGACGCGAAGGAGCGCGGCGGCGACTTCGCGACTCATTCCCTCGAGGCCGGCGTCGCCGGCGACCGCGCGGTGGTCGTGTTCGTGGCGGCCGAGGTCAACCTGTGCGGTCCCCTCGAAGCCGGCGAGCGCGTAGGCGTCGCCGAGCGTTCCGACCTCGAGCCCCCACGCGCGCGGTGCACGAAGCCGCCGCGCGAGACGGGCAGTCGCGGCGAACTCGCCAGCCAGCGCGTACCGGAACGCGCCGAGGTAGTCCACGATCGGCGCGTCGTGGGCGTCCGCGAGCGCCCGGAGCAGCGGTTCGTAGAACAGGCGGAAGAGTCGGCCGTAGAGCCGGCCCCGCTCGACGCGGGCGTAGTACCCCTTCGAAAACTC
It includes:
- a CDS encoding HAD family hydrolase: MAAYDAICFDLDATLCESTQDAGTVLESAFEHAGCEPFCTPADLRAAVPELPTAETDREFYDHLFTEVARRAGADPATAPPLAAAYLESRDPTAVAFRPGAKAALERARDLARVGLITNGGRETQTRKLRALEIEDAFDARVFTEPSAGIFPKPDAAPFERALAELEAAPDASIHVGDSLHADVAGANAMGLDSAWLDPGRDDGPRGHEPTYELASLEAFETIV
- a CDS encoding 2-amino-3,7-dideoxy-D-threo-hept-6-ulosonate synthase — its product is MTTGIDARLERIGTDGSYVIVPMDHGITMGAVQGLKDIEATIDGVTSGGADAVLTQKGVAPRVHENKNGKGYIVHLNGSTTIGPDEQDKRMTGSVEEAIRVGADAVSFHINVGSDHEPGQISQLSEVTERAKRFGIPVLAMAYARGPGVDSEDAESLGHAVRLAEELGADIVKTGYSGDAESFQHVVESTRLPVVIAGGSKGSDRETIEMVRGVMDAGGAGVSMGRSIFQHENPEAIARAVAGVVHEDLSTDEALAEAGLALEA
- a CDS encoding cation diffusion facilitator family transporter encodes the protein MSRSESANAHDDHGHGHGHSHGGESTSSRKLAAVSLINIVGFLVELGGGLLFGSVALISDAVHMLFDALAYVMAFAAAHVAERYGDGDRWSYGLHRLEPFAAFLNGLLLLPMVGFILWESYQRFLDPVAIGTGPTIAIATGGLLVNLGSVFVLHGDAMSLNEKGAFYHLLGDAGGSVAVIVSVIAIELTGVRAIDPLAAALIAAVVTWSAIAVLRGSGEIFFLKTPLESEVIRSHIAEIAGVDRVDDFHAWQICSQITVATVHVETGVETMADAEAVVGRVHDELAHHGVDHATVELSPHYADRDVYLDTHCH
- the trpC gene encoding indole-3-glycerol phosphate synthase, whose amino-acid sequence is MNSDTELAPAVRSILEAARERSGGDAVIDVDARSLSDALADAEAEGRVPVIAEVKPTSPTAEGTRDDDPVELARAMVDGGAAAISVLTEPTHFGGSPDALTRIREAVDVPVLRKDFVLDEPGMDVVAADLLLVIVRFVDDLEALVAAARERGFQPLVEVHDRAELEAALAAGAEIIGVNNRDLARLEVDLETFESVAPHAPADVTLIAESGVSSPADVRRMRKAGADALLVGSAVMDHGAGDSDVTENTRRLTRAESAESTTEETT
- a CDS encoding 3-dehydroquinate synthase II produces the protein MTRSVWVKADDTVGDWDDRRARITAALEAGVDWVLVDEEDVERVRELGDINVAAFRTDGDVTLVDDIDAAESDESDDDPAAQADAVVVGKDGEGDATIDLPEDFSGSADLSTLRRDGEFDRGAYVRILGTEYERFAETAAEEADYTIVIGEDWTIIPLENLIARIGEETDLVAGVTSAEEAKTAFETLEIGSDAVLLDSDDPDEIRKTVEVRDEAARERLELEYAEILDVERAGSADRVCVDTGNLLEHDEGMLVGSMSRGLVFVHGETAESPYVASRPFRVNAGAVHAYVRTPDGGTKYLSELRSGDEVQVVDTDGNTREAIVGRVKIEQRPMFRIALETESGDRVETLLQNAETIKVAAAEGRKAVTDLEVGDEILLYYEDTARHFGETVEESIIEK
- a CDS encoding HFX_2341 family transcriptional regulator domain-containing protein, which gives rise to MEVVKRVHVTPLGYEFDRILEPIRNQRADLVYLLEDERAAGEESAEPEEPDGDERGEPDGRSTERNATARAAYHDELCDELESIVPEVRTRECDLTDVYAVLGEVTTIADVHADDQVYVNVSGAGTIPAIGATIACMDVSTDAHAYYVEPRTYAHEGTTEPISAGVDEIEEVPTYPIESPTREQVAIMEFLSDPGAWDGFHDDRTAPPKKKDLIEYARDRELSFMADRRSPDEHTGEDKGAFRVLDTHVLEPLAEDGYVTIESVGRRRVVELTERGENAYRAFRHKLIDETSEMR
- the trpA gene encoding tryptophan synthase subunit alpha; this encodes MTRESRAESEEHGSDVEAAIREDRPALITYITAGDPSLEDTKAYVEALDRGGSDLIELGLPFSEPIAEGQTIQAAINRALEAGTTPEGFFELVDGLETEAPLLVMTYYNMILQYGSEPDVRPFVERAAEAGLSGIIVPDLPAEEAAPLREACDAHGLDLVFIVAPTTEGERLDAIMSQVSGFAYVQARLGTTGARANVSTATHDSLERLSTYDVPKAVGFGVSEGDHAAEIVEAGADGVIVGSALVDIIASSETPDAAVDRLEAKARELKRGARRGAETVTVDPEDAPEPEQP
- the trpB gene encoding tryptophan synthase subunit beta, whose amino-acid sequence is MSTEHERGDEHDSERTGTFGDYGGQYVPEALMPALQELEDAYERYVLENEDGFLDEFHERMRDFGGRPTPLQRADRLSERYDREIYLKREDLLHGGAHKLNNALGQVLLAKYMGKERIIAETGAGQHGTATAMAAAHLDMPCEIYMGRTDVNRQRPNVYRMRMNGAEVNPVEAGSGTLKEAINETMRDWATTVERTHYVIGSVVGPHPFPKMVRDFQSVIGDEIREQIQATAGRLPDSVVACAGGGSNTMGTFHAFVPDEEVDLYAVEAGGSSLEIDETAGLAPNSATLSTGTDGVLHGAMTKLLQSEDGQIMESHSVSAGLDYAGVGPELSHLVETGRVTPASVDDEAALDGFHRLSRLEGIIPALESSHALGYLERAAGPVAETSSGQTPRDVDDDLGDLVVVNVSGRGDKDLETVLEETEKRDLEAAPDVEVFDG
- a CDS encoding SprT family zinc-dependent metalloprotease, with translation MTDRDELTLADEIVARARIHAREVVADDRLPVDLGAVEWAVSSRARRRAGCCRWDADRDVATIVLARRAYERYDWPAFAGIVRHELVHAWEFQRFGESGHGDRFRERAAALEAPRHCEAFAEPRYVLRCRATGCDWQANRHRASKPVKSPDRYRCGDCGGVYEVEHVESGRTWTDASGYGGAKAALGEKW